A window from Candidatus Methylomirabilota bacterium encodes these proteins:
- a CDS encoding DUF222 domain-containing protein, with protein sequence MHSSASTPTAADLDRLGDEIATLSAHLDAATARFLTLLREFDAGGGWANGFRSCAEWLTWRVGLDPGAARERVRVARALGELPELAAALARGELSYAKVRALTRIATPETEARLLAVGRAGTAAHVERIVRAWRRVDRHGEAREAAARHARRSLRVYPDEDGMWVVRGRLEPEVGALLMRALEAAREALYARARATAAAHDEADPPTSGQRQADALALVAETALAHGLDPGSGSERYQVVVHVDAAVLADPDEPGQSALEDGVGVSAETSRRLACDATRAVLRHAGDGPGLDVGRRTRTIPPALRRALQARDQGCRFPGCRVRHSQGHHLHHWANSGPTRLDNLALLCRRHHRAVHEEGYRVERDADGTLRFSTPRGQPIPPVPAPSTVPLDPTQALVTAHRARGLAIDARTGCPAWLGERLDLAWAIGVLHPAANPGAPRPLGRSP encoded by the coding sequence TGCGGGGGGCGGCTGGGCGAACGGCTTCCGCTCCTGTGCCGAGTGGCTGACCTGGCGGGTCGGGCTCGACCCGGGGGCGGCGCGGGAGCGTGTGCGCGTGGCGCGGGCGCTGGGGGAGCTGCCGGAGCTCGCCGCGGCCCTGGCCCGGGGGGAGCTGTCCTACGCCAAGGTCCGCGCCCTCACGCGGATCGCCACCCCGGAGACCGAAGCGCGGCTCCTGGCGGTGGGGCGGGCGGGGACGGCGGCCCACGTCGAGCGGATCGTGCGGGCGTGGCGGCGGGTGGACCGGCACGGCGAAGCCCGGGAGGCGGCGGCGCGCCACGCGCGGCGGTCGCTCCGGGTGTACCCGGACGAGGACGGGATGTGGGTCGTGCGGGGGCGGCTCGAGCCGGAAGTGGGAGCGCTGCTCATGCGGGCGCTTGAGGCGGCGCGCGAGGCGCTCTATGCACGGGCACGGGCCACGGCGGCGGCGCATGATGAGGCGGACCCCCCGACCTCCGGCCAGCGGCAGGCTGACGCGCTCGCCCTGGTGGCGGAGACCGCTCTCGCGCACGGGCTCGATCCCGGATCGGGGAGCGAGCGGTACCAGGTGGTCGTCCACGTGGACGCCGCTGTACTGGCCGACCCCGACGAGCCCGGTCAATCCGCGCTCGAGGACGGCGTGGGCGTTTCCGCGGAAACGTCGCGGCGCCTGGCGTGTGATGCGACCCGCGCGGTGCTGCGCCACGCGGGGGACGGCCCGGGGCTCGACGTGGGGCGGCGGACGCGGACGATCCCACCGGCGCTCCGGCGGGCGCTCCAGGCCCGGGACCAGGGGTGCCGCTTCCCGGGCTGCAGGGTGCGTCATTCCCAGGGGCATCACCTCCACCACTGGGCCAATAGCGGGCCGACCCGGCTCGACAATCTCGCGCTTCTCTGCCGGCGCCATCACCGGGCCGTCCACGAGGAAGGCTACCGGGTCGAACGCGACGCCGACGGCACGCTGCGCTTCAGCACGCCGCGCGGTCAGCCGATTCCCCCGGTTCCGGCGCCGTCGACGGTACCCCTCGACCCGACGCAGGCCCTCGTTACGGCCCATCGGGCGCGCGGCCTCGCGATCGACGCGCGGACAGGCTGTCCCGCCTGGCTCGGCGAGCGCCTCGACCTTGCCTGGGCGATCGGGGTCCTGCACCCCGCCGCGAACCCGGGCGCGCCCCGGCCCCTCGGTCGCTCCCCCTGA